In one window of Nomascus leucogenys isolate Asia chromosome 1a, Asia_NLE_v1, whole genome shotgun sequence DNA:
- the ABHD12B gene encoding protein ABHD12B isoform X1 — MDAQDCQEAATPESPGPPTRGCVAAWWDMVDRNLRSFPQSCSMLRRKIAALYDSFTSKSLEEHVFPPLIDMLIYFNFFKAPFLVDLKKPELKIPHTVNFYLRVEPGVMLGIWHTVPSCRGEDAKGKDRCWYEAALCDGNPIIVYLHGSAEHRAASHRLKLVKVLSDGGFHVLSVDYRGFGDSTGKPTEEGLTTDAVRVYEWTRARSGITPVCLWGHSLGTGVATNAAKVLEEKGCPVDAIVLEAPFTNMWVASINYPLLKIYRNIPGFLRTLMDALRKDKIVFPNDENVKFLSSPLLILHGEDDRTVPLEYGKKLYEIACNAYRNKERVKMVIFPPGFQHNLLCKSPTLLITVRDFLSKQWS; from the exons ATCTTTTCCACAATCCTGTTCAATGCTCAGAAGAAAAATTGCTGCTCTGTATGACAGCTTTACTAGTAAATCCTTAGAAGAACATGTTTTCCCTCCTCTGATAGACatgctaatttattttaattttt TCAAAGCCCCATTTCTTGTGGATTTAAAGAAACCAGAGTTAAAGATTCCTCACACAGTGAACTTCTACCTGAGAGTTGAACCTGGGGTGATGCTAGGGATCTG GCACACAGTCCCCAGCTGCCGGGGGGAAGATGCCAAGGGGAAGGACCGTTGCTGGTATGAAGCAGCCCTTTGCGATGGGAATCCAATTATTGTTTATCTTCATGGCAGTGCAGAACACAG GGCAGCTTCTCACAGACTGAAGCTGGTAAAG GTGCTGAGTGATGGTGGCTTTCATGTCTTGTCTGTTGACTACAGAG GATTTGGGGACTCTACAGGTAAGCCCACAGAGGAGGGACTTACTACGGATGCCGTTCGTGTCTATGAGTGGACCAGAGCAAGAAGTGGCATCACTCCCGTGTGTCTCTGGGGCCACTCTCTGGGCACAGG AGTTGCAACAAATGCTGCAAAAGTGCTAGAAGAAAAAG gATGCCCAGTTGATGCTATTGTCTTGGAAGCTCCATTTACCAACATGTGGGTTGCAAGTATCAATTATCCCTTGTTAAAG atttaccgGAACATTCCAGGATTTTTACGTACACTTATGGATGCCCtgagaaaagacaaaatagtCTTTCCTAATGATGAAAA TGttaaattcctttcttctcctcttctcatcTTACATGGAGAGGATGACAGGACAGTGCCTTTGGAGTATGGGAAAAAG CTCTATGAAATTGCATGCAATGCATACAGGAACAAAGAGAGGGTCAAGATGGTTATCTTTCCTCCTGGCTTCCAACACAACTTGCTTTGTAAAAGCCCCACACTGTTAATAACCGTGAG AGATTTCCTGAGCAAGCAGTGGTCATGA